A segment of the Crassostrea angulata isolate pt1a10 chromosome 10, ASM2561291v2, whole genome shotgun sequence genome:
GATATTTTTGGACGCGATAAGCAAAGCAAAGAACTCGGTGAATTCGACTTGCTGTGTACGTACGTCGTTGTCAGTACAACTCCTGAAAAGGAGCCGGACCCACTTCCGGACTACCCTCGCATTGGATGGGGAGAATGCGCGCGCTCCAGGAAGCTGAAACTTATTCCTATTACACACAAGGAAGCTTTTATCACAACAGAAGATGGAATCCTAGACATCAGGATGCAGGGAAGTGACAAACTGAAACTaaagatcaaaatgaaaagtgtTATCATAGATGAGGTCAATCTTGTGAAGTACGTGATGATGCACTGGCACGCGGGGGAATACCTGATCCAGACTCGACTCCCAAAACCCGGAAAGTACGCCCTGAAGCTGTACGGATTCCTGGAACCAAATGCCACGGAGATGGTTAACGTGTACAATTACCTGATCACGTGCACAGGTCGCGGGGTCAAGAATTATCCCTTTCCCTGCTTTTCACAAGATCAGCTCGGTGAGGATCCAaacgcttacaaaatttgggtGCGTGGATTTCAGACGCAGGCGAGTTTTATTGAGGCCAAAGAAGGACACACTAAGCTAGAATTTGAAGCTAAAGATGGTATTCAGCTGCAATGCGAATTAAACACAAACAATCCTGTTGCAGCAGAGCGCATGCGTGTGGTTACGAAAGAGGACAGAAGTCATCAGTTGTATTTTCTAGATCTTCCTATCGAAGGGGAGTATTCATTTAACCTTTACGCCTACAAGAAAAACAGTAGCCAGCGGTTACATAATGCGTTCACGTATCTCATTCACTCTACAGGACGACCAATAGAAAAGGGCCAGACAAATACATCGAAAGGAAACACCAACAGAAACTTTTGGAAAGACTCTAACGAAATAACTACAGAAACGGTTGAAACTGCAGACGACGAGGTCATCTTTCCCGTACCGCGGTGTATGGACAATCTGATTGCTTTTCTTGCCAAGAGAAAGTCTGATGAACCACCCACGTCTAAGTCCGTTGAGCGCTTCACAGAGAAGGATATTGAACTGTACAGGGTCAAAGTTCCCGAGGTGGGGGAATACGTCTTTACAATCTACGAAAAGAAGGATGTCGGATTCATGAAAAGTCGAGCCAGGTACCTCATCCGTAAAGTGGAGAATGAGGACGAAGACAACGATGATGACGTCACAGAGACTCAGGACTTCCTGGAGGTTCTGCGCATAATCCGTGACGAGCGGAAGAAGGAGGGAAAAAGCGTAACAGAGGCGGAGAAACAGTTGCAAAGCAACAGGAAGATCCAACTCGATCAGCCCAAAGGTCAGGCGTTAGAATCCCCTCTAGTCATTTGTAGGCTGTCGTCATTGAATTACATacctttaaagaaaaaatatatatatatttaaaagagcATTCCGCCAGCGGAAAAAATGATACTATTATACTTCACGAACTCACGAGCACAGAGAATAAAAAATACTCTAATCTGGGATATGCCATCTGAACAGTTCGGTTACTTTcctttctttatttcttatctCCACTgaagtttttaacatttttaaatacctACCTGAGATCATAAGTTAGCAAGACACACATGGACGCTTGTGCCAGAAATTGGAAAGCAAACACACGTCCGACGACTAATTGCCTCAGTGTAAACCTTCCTTTTAAATACCtccttatttttaaattacgaCTTGTTTCCGTTATTTTTCCTACCCGAAGACAAATTTAGAAAAACGCTTAAGAATAATCAATAGCTAAGATCAATTTCTTTGCTTACAGCCAGCGAGCGGATCGTGCTCTCTCAGAATCTGAAGTCGGCCATTAACTCTCGGCGACCTGCTCTTATAAAGAGAGCACTTAACGAATATAAGTACCTAAAGCCTTCCCAGGGAGACGATTTACTGGTGGAGGGATCCCGACTTCTTCGGAAACTCGAGGCCCAGGAAGGTAAGACGACTGACGGTTGTCCCCAAGCCAACGACACTGTATTCTGTTAACACGCACTATATTTATGTCTTATTGATGTCGGTAAAGTAAAGCGCTATTTCCTGTAATACATGTTCTATTAGGTACCCTATCTTATCTATGTCATCAATAAAAACTGGTTTTGTCATATGTGTTCAAAGGTTGTGAGGTGCTGTGTTATGAAAACAAATGTTGTGGTTACAAATTTTATCTAAacatgtatttagaaattgAGTTTTAAAGcagaaattttagaaataacttTCAATGccgtaattacatgtatacacagaagAGGATATAATAATGGTGTAAATGTATCAATATTCAATGTAATGGTATATCTATCTCTGATATCTTATCCTAGCATTATTGTTTAGTTTCAGTAAAGTCTAGGGTTTTCTATAATTTGTTTGTTAATGAGTAATGAttcgtaaaaattgtcagaGTTTGTGATCGCATTGGGCACTGTCCATGCTCGGTGTTATTGTCtgaacatttattttgaaatagttcTAACAGAAATTACAAAGGTTTTTGTTTTGGATTGATTAATCGAAGTATATAAGTATGCTAAACGTATAACAGCATTATTGTGAACTCAAGGTAGAATACTTAATCAAGTAACATTAGACAGCATAACACATTTTAAAgggaattacatgtataatatatcaGAGAAGCTCTGTCAACTTGCAGCACTCTTCTGTACTTCAATAGTTTAGAAACGATTGTGAATAACGCCATTGTGAATGATGCAATACGTTTAGTCATACTGcaggttttattttttagcattgatCAGAGCGTATGAGGATCAAGACTTGAAGGAGCTAGATAAGGCAATAGTGAAGGCACGCTCTATTAATGACCCCTCTATGAAACAGCCCCTGACCCTTGCCTCAAGGTTACGGGACCGCTTAGCTGCCAAAAATAACCTTAAAGACATGATACTCAACGCAGACATTAGAACCATCTACGAACTGCGGAAGTTGGTTCACCCGCCAGATGGCGTTCACCAGACTATCAAGGCGGCGCTTTTGTTGCTGGACTGTCCACGACACGAAGTAGAGGTAAATTCAGACAGCGAGTAATAATGAATAACTAATACAAAATAATCAAACTAAATCAATCTGAGGTTTTTCTTGACTCCAACATGTCCAAgacttaaaaatgttttcttgaATCGGTGAAACTTTTGCttacaattttaatgaatttgcattttatatttgatttttttttcatttgtttatggAATTGCATGAAGCATCAGTATAACATTTTGCTAacaaatgtatgtattgttTATATTCAACAAAACCTTTCAATTTGacattgaaatagtttttaaaaataggaatacacatcaaaaatataaaaatgaaatgaagagTTGTTTAAATTGAGCATGTATGATTTAtgaattacaaattacaaacataAACTTAAGTACATGTTGAAAATATTCTATCTTTTATGATATATTGCGATGTTGTGTAAAAGTATATGTTaaccattacatgtacaaataaatctttataatatactttttaaatcCATGATACAGCTTGTATATAAAATTGTTGCGTAGTGTATCATGTATAACTAACATAATGTCACTAATGCTCTATGCATTGTTTAAGACCTGGAAGAAATGCATGGCCCTCCTGGGAAACAGGGGACAAGATGGACTTCGATACAAGATGTCGGAACTCAACCCCGATGACGTCAGCAGGAAGAACGCTCTAGACGCCAAAATAACAATAGAACCTTACACGGAGGAACAACTCAGATACATAAGTCCCGGCGCCGCGGCCTTCTATAACTGGGTCTGTATTTAATATaggaatctttttaaaattatattttagttaATTTTCCTATTCTATAACAAATTCCATAAGCACTATGTTACATgaggttttatatatatttctagaCTGAACAGGTAATTAAGGAGGTGGAAGCTAGGGGCGGTGTACTTAAGAAGAAACCACCAAAACCCAAGACACCGCCCCCGCCCGTCCCCCGTGAACCTTCACCACCCCCTCCGCCTAAAAAGAAAAAGGAACCGTCCACCAAATTTGTGACGTTAGACGAACTCATGAAAGAGAAATTCCCAATGGATAAAGACCCAAACGCTAAACCGGAAAAACCGGCAGTCAATCCGTCTCCGGATCCTGCTCTAACGGAAGACACCGTCAGTTCCAAGAATTCCTACACCGGAAGGCATCAACAGAGATCGCAATATT
Coding sequences within it:
- the LOC128167313 gene encoding uncharacterized protein LOC128167313 isoform X1, whose product is MPKKDKPNSSASKPENAPTDNREEATNTTEEKEEVGIPEVKPPGSSKKELLKDVDFSVIDHHALKATNSLLKESFWDLTKYLSDDDAWEDDLVKVRVIFRWITSYNVKKMKIEETPPPNTPLEYFSKIQSGFGNHAQLFYIMCQLFDIPCVVVDGMTKSKMYTVGDPINHEEMAAQWNAVYVRDEWRLIDLFWAIECVEVDSGKDDDFNENGDFLDQESVDDQNEDNDDVMSKASFIRYHHNEEVDEQYFLTDPRQLIWTHLPDDSKWQLMKTPMSEKDWGEQLYVRERSHEMEISIKRNLYGKQVVQAKEGKADIILWFPEKKGESYEFKHSFRRTNRSEGKKPIDKILNRFTIFDHIHDRIHFKCMLPVAGRFYLDIFGRDKQSKELGEFDLLCTYVVVSTTPEKEPDPLPDYPRIGWGECARSRKLKLIPITHKEAFITTEDGILDIRMQGSDKLKLKIKMKSVIIDEVNLVKYVMMHWHAGEYLIQTRLPKPGKYALKLYGFLEPNATEMVNVYNYLITCTGRGVKNYPFPCFSQDQLGEDPNAYKIWVRGFQTQASFIEAKEGHTKLEFEAKDGIQLQCELNTNNPVAAERMRVVTKEDRSHQLYFLDLPIEGEYSFNLYAYKKNSSQRLHNAFTYLIHSTGRPIEKGQTNTSKGNTNRNFWKDSNEITTETVETADDEVIFPVPRCMDNLIAFLAKRKSDEPPTSKSVERFTEKDIELYRVKVPEVGEYVFTIYEKKDVGFMKSRARYLIRKVENEDEDNDDDVTETQDFLEVLRIIRDERKKEGKSVTEAEKQLQSNRKIQLDQPKASERIVLSQNLKSAINSRRPALIKRALNEYKYLKPSQGDDLLVEGSRLLRKLEAQEALIRAYEDQDLKELDKAIVKARSINDPSMKQPLTLASRLRDRLAAKNNLKDMILNADIRTIYELRKLVHPPDGVHQTIKAALLLLDCPRHEVETWKKCMALLGNRGQDGLRYKMSELNPDDVSRKNALDAKITIEPYTEEQLRYISPGAAAFYNWTEQVIKEVEARGGVLKKKPPKPKTPPPPVPREPSPPPPPKKKKEPSTKFVTLDELMKEKFPMDKDPNAKPEKPAVNPSPDPALTEDTVSSKNSYTGRHQQRSQYYARKPRAVRNKNESESPTSKTPVDIPSPDNLFRATNKSVSPDRRRPRENHRKDPKGSRILLELDEKKDKSKKPMENSNSLSKTAPNKGISYPTRNVRNVSPVKTETLGNRRTPSPSKNSTKGEVKRIDSRGYYKNYKAHQILNQSMEPDILQINHDTDPVNELEPDDPKGYQSIYQKRKHFNDFKTLPKQTV
- the LOC128167313 gene encoding uncharacterized protein LOC128167313 isoform X3; translated protein: MPKKDKPNSSASKPEEVGIPEVKPPGSSKKELLKDVDFSVIDHHALKATNSLLKESFWDLTKYLSDDDAWEDDLVKVRVIFRWITSYNVKKMKIEETPPPNTPLEYFSKIQSGFGNHAQLFYIMCQLFDIPCVVVDGMTKSKMYTVGDPINHEEMAAQWNAVYVRDEWRLIDLFWAIECVEVDSGKDDDFNENGDFLDQESVDDQNEDNDDVMSKASFIRYHHNEEVDEQYFLTDPRQLIWTHLPDDSKWQLMKTPMSEKDWGEQLYVRERSHEMEISIKRNLYGKQVVQAKEGKADIILWFPEKKGESYEFKHSFRRTNRSEGKKPIDKILNRFTIFDHIHDRIHFKCMLPVAGRFYLDIFGRDKQSKELGEFDLLCTYVVVSTTPEKEPDPLPDYPRIGWGECARSRKLKLIPITHKEAFITTEDGILDIRMQGSDKLKLKIKMKSVIIDEVNLVKYVMMHWHAGEYLIQTRLPKPGKYALKLYGFLEPNATEMVNVYNYLITCTGRGVKNYPFPCFSQDQLGEDPNAYKIWVRGFQTQASFIEAKEGHTKLEFEAKDGIQLQCELNTNNPVAAERMRVVTKEDRSHQLYFLDLPIEGEYSFNLYAYKKNSSQRLHNAFTYLIHSTGRPIEKGQTNTSKGNTNRNFWKDSNEITTETVETADDEVIFPVPRCMDNLIAFLAKRKSDEPPTSKSVERFTEKDIELYRVKVPEVGEYVFTIYEKKDVGFMKSRARYLIRKVENEDEDNDDDVTETQDFLEVLRIIRDERKKEGKSVTEAEKQLQSNRKIQLDQPKASERIVLSQNLKSAINSRRPALIKRALNEYKYLKPSQGDDLLVEGSRLLRKLEAQEALIRAYEDQDLKELDKAIVKARSINDPSMKQPLTLASRLRDRLAAKNNLKDMILNADIRTIYELRKLVHPPDGVHQTIKAALLLLDCPRHEVETWKKCMALLGNRGQDGLRYKMSELNPDDVSRKNALDAKITIEPYTEEQLRYISPGAAAFYNWTEQVIKEVEARGGVLKKKPPKPKTPPPPVPREPSPPPPPKKKKEPSTKFVTLDELMKEKFPMDKDPNAKPEKPAVNPSPDPALTEDTVSSKNSYTGRHQQRSQYYARKPRAVRNKNESESPTSKTPVDIPSPDNLFRATNKSVSPDRRRPRENHRKDPKGSRILLELDEKKDKSKKPMENSNSLSKTAPNKGISYPTRNVRNVSPVKTETLGNRRTPSPSKNSTKGEVKRIDSRGYYKNYKAHQILNQSMEPDILQINHDTDPVNELEPDDPKGYQSIYQKRKHFNDFKTLPKQTV
- the LOC128167313 gene encoding uncharacterized protein LOC128167313 isoform X2, which translates into the protein MPKKDKPNSSASKPENAPTDNREEEVGIPEVKPPGSSKKELLKDVDFSVIDHHALKATNSLLKESFWDLTKYLSDDDAWEDDLVKVRVIFRWITSYNVKKMKIEETPPPNTPLEYFSKIQSGFGNHAQLFYIMCQLFDIPCVVVDGMTKSKMYTVGDPINHEEMAAQWNAVYVRDEWRLIDLFWAIECVEVDSGKDDDFNENGDFLDQESVDDQNEDNDDVMSKASFIRYHHNEEVDEQYFLTDPRQLIWTHLPDDSKWQLMKTPMSEKDWGEQLYVRERSHEMEISIKRNLYGKQVVQAKEGKADIILWFPEKKGESYEFKHSFRRTNRSEGKKPIDKILNRFTIFDHIHDRIHFKCMLPVAGRFYLDIFGRDKQSKELGEFDLLCTYVVVSTTPEKEPDPLPDYPRIGWGECARSRKLKLIPITHKEAFITTEDGILDIRMQGSDKLKLKIKMKSVIIDEVNLVKYVMMHWHAGEYLIQTRLPKPGKYALKLYGFLEPNATEMVNVYNYLITCTGRGVKNYPFPCFSQDQLGEDPNAYKIWVRGFQTQASFIEAKEGHTKLEFEAKDGIQLQCELNTNNPVAAERMRVVTKEDRSHQLYFLDLPIEGEYSFNLYAYKKNSSQRLHNAFTYLIHSTGRPIEKGQTNTSKGNTNRNFWKDSNEITTETVETADDEVIFPVPRCMDNLIAFLAKRKSDEPPTSKSVERFTEKDIELYRVKVPEVGEYVFTIYEKKDVGFMKSRARYLIRKVENEDEDNDDDVTETQDFLEVLRIIRDERKKEGKSVTEAEKQLQSNRKIQLDQPKASERIVLSQNLKSAINSRRPALIKRALNEYKYLKPSQGDDLLVEGSRLLRKLEAQEALIRAYEDQDLKELDKAIVKARSINDPSMKQPLTLASRLRDRLAAKNNLKDMILNADIRTIYELRKLVHPPDGVHQTIKAALLLLDCPRHEVETWKKCMALLGNRGQDGLRYKMSELNPDDVSRKNALDAKITIEPYTEEQLRYISPGAAAFYNWTEQVIKEVEARGGVLKKKPPKPKTPPPPVPREPSPPPPPKKKKEPSTKFVTLDELMKEKFPMDKDPNAKPEKPAVNPSPDPALTEDTVSSKNSYTGRHQQRSQYYARKPRAVRNKNESESPTSKTPVDIPSPDNLFRATNKSVSPDRRRPRENHRKDPKGSRILLELDEKKDKSKKPMENSNSLSKTAPNKGISYPTRNVRNVSPVKTETLGNRRTPSPSKNSTKGEVKRIDSRGYYKNYKAHQILNQSMEPDILQINHDTDPVNELEPDDPKGYQSIYQKRKHFNDFKTLPKQTV